DNA from Rosa rugosa chromosome 6, drRosRugo1.1, whole genome shotgun sequence:
AATCCCCGTCTGACAGAAAATATGAGGGGTTTGAGAGTGAGAAGAACTCCAATGGGTGTAGAACAGAACAAAACTCATTCAAGTGGGATGTCGTTGAAACTTGAAACACAACAAAATGAGTCTTAGGAATTAGGATAGTAACCTATAGTTTCATGAGATTTTTCAACCATGCATGTAGTTTCATGCATCCACTTTCCTTGAAGCCTATAAGTCTTGAGGCATTCCATCAGCAAATACACAAGCGATCCCCAATTGCTTGTTGAAAATTACTACCAACTTCTAAAATCAATATTAAACCATCACGGCTGCAATATTTTCTTCTGCGTACAACTCGTGTATTTCTAGCTCACAGGACAAACATTTTGCAAATAATCACCAAATGAGTAGCCCTTCCATCAGATGCTTATTCAAAGGAACCAGCTGCTATAGCCAAGTCCATGCTTTAATACCTAAATAAAAAGACTATGAGATAGCTTTCGCTGTTCATTCAGTGGGCCTTGGGGGACGACGCAGCAAGAAACCTGCAAAAAAGAGAGAGACGGAGTCGAACCAAACATTTGCCGACTAACAGAGCTAGCTGGtttgctttgtttttcttttctgttgttGATCACATGTGTGAATGTTCTTAATTGTAAGAGGTAATTGTCAGTGTTTGATAACCGGGCTAGTAGCATTTGTGTTCTGTATGAAGTTAAGGTGAACATTATATATTCTCCAAGTCAATTTTCCTAGATAAATAAGCCAGTACCAGATTACCAAAACACCAGCAAGTTTCCTATTGTTTTGATCATTCTGTCTTTTCAAAATGCTGTGAACTGGCCAGCTATTAATAATCAAAAACCCTACTGGTTCATAGCTACTGACGTAGAATAATTTTCCAAATAAGGGGTGGTAATATTGAGGAAAGAAGCATACTAGCAGAAAGCGAAATCAAAATGCATTTCATCTCCATTTTACCGAGTGTTACAAAACCAACAATGGTCATCTGAGAACCTATTAAATTTATCTAGTAGCCACAGTTGATATCTCAACAAATTCAACCAAATTCAATCATAAAGCCTGACAAGACTAATTGACTACAAATGATGACAGGTGATGCTTTAGAATCAAGATAATTAATTCAGTCAAAGTGAATCTTGGACAGCACCAAATCTGACTAGCTCATTAACAATTTAACATCAGCTTCTACCACAAATGATAGCTTCAACTTGAAGGCACCAGTATCTCAGATCATATGTTCTATTAACTGTTGGCTTATACGAGGATAGACTACAAAACCTCATGCCAGAACCATAAGAAGAGAaaatacttttgacttttgTTCTACATAGAAATGGTCTGTCCCAATTTTTGCTACAATAGATACAATACAAACTCTCCAAACCCAAAATATTTCTGCCAGTTCACTATGCCTTGTTGACGCGAATTCTTTGGCCTTCAAAAAACTGCAGTGAACAAGATGTAGTAGAATAAATACTCACAGCATAACCAAAGCGGGTAGCAACTAATTCAGTAAGGAAACATGTGCTCACATAGTTCCAATTATTCACAATAAAGCAGTAACCCATATCCATGCCAATGAAAACATTTTTTCACCATAGATTATGACTACAATGTGAAAATCAGCAGGATGCAGACACAAGGAAGCATGCATCATGTAGAATGAGAACGGGTTTTGTGCTTCGTACTACATATTGCTACAAAACAATTAGCAGGAAACTATGCAGACAAGAGGAGAACTAATGATGAAATTCCAAGCACATGCAAATTCGAAAAGTAGGCCAGTAATTCTCTCTTTGTTCATTGAATGAAATCATTGCCTTGGTAATATGAGAAAAACACAAGAGGGATATCGATGAGCCTACAAAGTAAcaataaaactaagttagatAAATGGGTGAacctatatgtgtgtgtgtgtgtgtagggaACGGTTCTACAGCGGACTTGCACACTTTGCAATATTGCTGTTTCACTGTTTGATACATTTACACATACACCTATATCCATGACTGACTGCAATTACATTTTCAACAAAGGTCATACCTTTATATCTTGTATAATCAGAAGTGCAATGAAAACTTTAAAACATATAAAAGAAAGGAAATAGGAACAAAATATGGTCAAGAATACTCAAGGGAAgatccacacacacacatgcacaCAACTGCGTATATGCCTGTATAGTTAGATTCACCACTTCCTCAAAAGCATGACACAGAAGTTAGAAACTTACAGTATTGTTGAAAGATGAGATGGCAGCTTCTACATCCTCCTCTGATGAGAAAGAGACAAACCCAAATCCACTAGATTTTGAGGTTCCTGGAACCCGGGAGACCTTTGCACTAAGAACTTTTGCTTTTTCAGAGAAAAGCTTTTGGAGTGTATCTGTAGTTACTCCCTTTCCAAGATTTCCAACATAAACTTTGTGGGGGCTGTCGACAAATTGGGACTCTTCTGCCTGGACAAGTGATAAATCTGGTTGTAGAAGGGGTTTCTCGGTTATGTTTACCTTGATCTCGCGTCCTCCAATCTCCTGTATTAACAAGGAAATGGAAGCATACAATATGTCATCAATCAGTCTTTAACAGTGTTTGTCAATAGAAACCTACGAATCTCGGAAACACTTACAGTTCCATTCAGCTTCTCAACTATGGTATTTGCATCTTCAACAGTCTCTGCTGTAACAAATGCAAACCGGCGACTTCTTCCTGAGTACTTATCATACATCACCTATGACCAAAACAAAGGGAAAAACAGTCAGATATCTCCTTTTCTCATTCTCTTTTGACAAAAAAGAAAGCAAACTCAAACTGAAGGAAACAAATCCTCCTGTGTACTTGAGCAATACATATCTCCTAAGTCCCAACTTGGATTTTAAGATAGCAACCTCTTCAAATTATAAGCATTTAACATGTTTCAGCTAAAGTTCTCTAGTTTAGGTAAATGTAAGCAGAGAAGCAAGGAGATGAGGTACCTCAGCCTTCTCAACAGCACCATGTTCTTCAACAATTTTGGTAAGCTCGGCATTATCCACAGTCCTGGGAATGTTGCCGATGTAGACTCTCCTGGCGGCTTTAGAAGACGGGTCGGCGGCGACTTCTTCGGCAACAGCATACAGCCTCTGCGAGTCTCTGGAGGTCAGCTTCAGATAAGAGCCCTGAAACGGTGTCGCTTTCAGGATTTGGAGGGTCAGCTTCGGTGAGGCTTTGATGGGTTTTGTGGGGTGGTGAAGGAGATTGGGTGATGAGAAAAGTGATGAGATTGTCGCCATTTCTAAACAGAATTAGATGAACGCAAAGGTTTTAGAGCAGAGGGAGAGTGAGAGTCTCGGAGGCATTATCTCATTATCTAAAAGCTCGAAGTTTTCTATCTCACCCGCGGGTGACGactgctttttatttttaacttttttttgtcGTAGTCAAATTACCCCTATGTcagtttacttttttttttttttttttaagaaaaatagaCAATTATTAATCCACGAAATTACAAAAATGAGGATGACACTGTAAATCCGAACTACTCCGAGTAGAGAAGAGGACTCACTCGTACCCCTAAAATAGAACTAGCGATTACAAACACCATGAGCCGATAGGGGCTCAACTGTAACCTACAGACAAACAACCTACCTCAGGAGTGTAGATACATCCTTACAGCTAACCTCAAGAAGAGAGTAGCCCCTTCCGACACCATATACCAAAACTGCCAGTATACGTGTAGAGACGTCTTCCCATTACATTGACAACAACAAAACATTGAAATTAGGAAAACAACTAGTCCATGGAGATGACACCATAACAATGGCACAACCTTTAGACCTAACCCAACAACTCTAGCTCTAAAGGGTAGGGATTGATGAACCCTAAACACTTAAAAACCAAAATTAAACCCTAAAAAGAAACGACAACAAGCCGCCGCGAACCACCTCTCTTCACGAAAGAGTCGACAATAGACCATGAACAGTGAGCACGGGAGATTCGGACTAGATCCAAAACCACAGCAGTAATCCAATTTTTTCCCTGTCATTCTGCCAGACCCATCAAGACCATAAACCAGCCCCATTACACAGGAGCATCATAGTGACAGCTCAAAAACCACCCAAGCAATCGCTCTGAACAACTGCCCCAGACTGCCGCCGTCAAAATCAGAAAACCCATGGCACTTGGAATCCCCAAGCCTGGCCTCCGAGCAACTCGACGAATAACTCGAGAGTCCAAACTACTGAACTACTGGAGAAACAAATCAGCCCGTCCAACCGCACCATAGCCACATCGAGGTCGAAAGCCAACGCCGGCGTAGAGGCGTCGTCGGACAAGCGGAGAAACCAAGTTGTTAACTGCCTGTTTCCAGTTTTTGCGGAGCGAAAGAAAGATAAAAGAGACCCGTTCGTTATTGTCGTAATCGAAGAAACTTTTAGagtatatatttttaatatatgaTCGATTTCTCACTATGATCGATTACTCACTATCAATTTACATTatgacattttaattttgataaaTTGCTGCGTAATCCCatatcattttcaatttttagcaTTTATTTTTCTATAATTTCATCTAAATTTATAATAAAACTCAACGTGAAATTATTGTGATAAAATATTCAAAACTCTAAACAACTTATTAGAAGTGAAAAACATCAAAATACATTGATGTATTGTAGCATGCGAGTTGAACTTGACGACAAATTTAGACGAAATTACATAAAACTTAACCCCAAATTGACAATAGGAGGTAAATTGACAGAAATTGAAAAAGTAACGGTGCAAGCGAGCGAAATCGAAAAATCATGAGGTAAATTGACAAACATGGGAAAAAGGGGCCGAGAGGCCCGTTTAATGCATAAATGGGCCGTTAACCTAAGGCCCGGTTGGTCcgcagcatatatatataagtggTAGTCTGTCTAGGGTTTTGTTCGGCCGAAGCATTTTCATTTAGAGAAGGAGAGGCAGTGATCTCGTGATGGCGCCGAAGCAGAGGAAAGCTCAGGTGAGCAGAAACCCGGATCTGATTAGAGGGATCGGGAAGTACTCTCGGTCCAAGATGTACCACAAGAGAGGGCTTTGGGCTATCAAGGCCAAGAACGGCGGCTCTTTCCCTCGCCACGATAAGAAGCCCGCCGCCgacgtccctgccgtcaagcccCCCAAGTTTTACCCCGCCGACGATGTCAAGAAGCCTCTTACCAACAAGCACAAGCCCAAGCCCACCAAGCTCAGGTCCCTTTCCTTTCACTCCCATCTCTGTTTCTCTTGGTCTCTGTGTGTGTTGGTATGTAGCATATATGTGTTTCTGTTGTGAATTGCTTCCAGGTATGGAAATGATGCGATTTCATGTAAAAATCTCAACTTAGGTTTTGGATTTGGGAAAACTAGAGACTTCCCTGCTACCATGAAATTACAGTTGAGATTAGATGTTACTGTGTTTACTTTGCAGCTGAAGGGATTGTTGACATTTTAATATTATGCAGGGCAAGCATTACCCCCGGAACTGTGTTGATCATTCTGGCTGGAAGGTTCAAGGGCAAGAGGGTTGTCTTTTTGAAGCAGCTTTGTTCTGGCTTGCTTTTGGTCACtggtatgttttctttttcttaattaactGACTGAGAAATTGTTTTTGCTTTTGGTTACCAAGTTGTGCCTTTTGTGTTCATGTCCCTGTGATCAATGTACATTTAGTTTGTTATGGTTGTGTGTCATTGTGCTGTGCTGGTTAGAACCTGCGGTATTGAAGTGATCAAGAGAACTATTTAGCTGATAACTTGCTCATAAGGGTGTTTCTTACAAAGCTAATTGCTTAACCTGTGGAATTAAAGTGATTAATTTTTTATAGAGTGCTTGATATCAAGTTCAAGAGAACTATTCAGCTGTCTGGCAAAAATCTGCTCATATATGTCTTTTTTACAAAGCTAATTGGAGTAATATCTGTTGGCGTGCCTGACAACTTTTCATCAACATGTTCATGCCTTGTCACGATTTTTCTTTCAACTATTTGCTTACTGTGTTTCTGTCTATCCAGGGCCATTCAAGATTAATGGTGTTCCTCTTAGACGGGTGAACCAATCTTATGTTATTGGAACTTCAACCAAGGTTGACATCTCTGGTGTTAACGTGGAGAAGTTTGATGACAAGTACTTTGCTAAGGAGggtcaaaagaagaaaaagaagggagaAGGCGAGTTCTTTGAAGCAGAGAAGGAGGTTGGTGTTtgatcctttttttcttttcaagtgtTTGGTGGGCATGCCCATATTTTAGTCCTCTGCTTGATCTTTCTTCTGACCAGTGATAATTTTCTTGTATTGCAGGACAAAAATGTACTCCCGCAGGAGAAAAAGGATGACCAGAAAACTGTTGATACTCCATTGATTAAAGCCATTGAGGGAGTTACAGATTTGAAGACTTATTTGGCTGCAAGGTTTTCTCTCAAGCAAGGAATGAAGCCACATGAGCTTGTTTTCTAGAGAAGAAGTTGGAAGTATTAGGACTTGCTTTTCTTTCCTACAATTTTTCAAGTTTTGTTTGAACTTGGTCTCAGGGGTTGTACTTTATAAAGTTTTATTGACATTTAAATATCTAATCAGATGTTTTTGGTCatgcatttgaagttttatcTTATATGATTGtcttgctcttttttttttttttagtctttttttcttttaaagttttgatacaatatatgtattTGAACGTGATGCGAGATGGATAATATAATCACGTTGGAACAAATAGATCAAGCTTACTCTGATGGTTTTCTATCTGAATAAATCTGATCTCCAAGAACAATCTACAAAATCATCTTGAATTGTTTATTATGATGTACACCTGgtacaaaagaaatttaaacaCAATTTATTAAAGAACAAGCTCCAGATAAGGTGGGTTAACATAGAACATAAGGAACTGTTAAGTTTTTCCAGTGATTAGTTTCATAGTAAGCTGTCTGGTCGAGCTGATAATCTCCTGAAGAAATTGCTTGGTGCAGAAGGCAGCTTGCTTCGAAACCTTGGGTGCCTCAAGTAATACAATCCTGCAATCAAAGCAACCACTCTAAAGGGGGTCGCATAAAGAACCACAGCTGCACAAAGACTGAACATTATGAAAAGGCTGGTTGCTCTTGGGTCTCTCCAGCTGAGTAGAGACTGAAACCTTTCTCCTTGTGTTGCTATGTCACCCACAACGGTCTGTATCCTCCCTGCCACACTCCTAATCCTGTCATACCTCATTCGAACAATGTCGTGTGGTCTTGAGCTCGGAAATGTGTCAAATTCTTCATCAAGCTCATCCGGGTGAACTGCTTCAGCCCATGAAAGCTTGATATCCATATGAGGAGGATGTCTAGGCCTGAATCTATAGTTCCACATTCCAATAAGGAACATGTAGACAAAAAGAGTTGGAAGTATCAACTCTGGGTACCAAATCAGTATCAGAAACAAAATGTGAACGAGGACTGTTGTCATGGAGTTTTTCCAATTGCATACATCACCAAACCATCTGCTCATGCAGAACATGCTGGAAAGCAGTGACATGATTCGAAAGAAGTTGGCTTTGCTCCTTCTCATGCTCCACATGTGTGAATCAACATCTAACATGTACTCTACCACCTCCTTTCTAAGCGGGGGTTCAGCTCTGCCAAGCCTCGCTGCTACAATGTTCATTGCTTGGTATCGTAAGTTGTCTACTTGGTTCACTGTGAAAGGATGCAAGTAATGCATTTTTGGCAGCAAAGGGTGTCCATAAACATAGATCATGTTAGCTAGAGAAAGGGTGGTGAACCGAACTGCTAGTTGGAGTTCTCCCATTTTCTTTACTCCATTAGGTTGCAGAACAAGGAGTGGATATGAGTGTGTATACATTCGATGAGCTTCAAGTGTTGACAGTCGAATGCGTACCTTGCCAATTCGTGAATCTCTTGCTGCACTGGCTGCCATTGGTGTTGGTTTCTCAGCACCACCAAGGTGGCAATTGTCGAAAACTCCCAACGTTATCACGGTGCAGGGATCATAAACTTCCCATGTGTACTGCTCATTCCATCTAGGACTCAGTGTGTCGAGAATTGTTCTGGTGCGAACCCATTTCTGGCCATATTTAGCTACACAATAAGCATCTGTACTTCCTCTGCCACCCTTCATCTTCATTGGAAGAAGCCCTTGTGCACTTAGAATCCCCACTTCCAAAATCCCAACAGGCTGCTTCCACAGCTGCCTTGCCGTTGGCCTTTGATCACTTATGTACATGGTTGATTCATCTAGTACATGGTATCCACCTTCAAGACAAACTCTCAGGTGAATTCTACTCGAAAACTTGAGTTCTTTCCTCCTATCAGCTTCCAAGACACCGAAGCCATACTTCTCAAGGTTGAACCAGCGCGAATGAACTGGCCTGTGGTCAAGCCGCTTCTCAAACATGTCAATGGGCATGCTCATCTTTCCCAGCACTTCATCTTTTGAAGGGTGGACTCGATCTTCAACGGTGACAGTCAGTTGCTCTTCAAAAGGTTCCGCTGCCACAAAGACTAAATCTTCATTCCACAGTGGATTAGCAGTATTAGTTGGGCATATCTTGGTTCTGAGGACTTGGTTTCCAACCTGAGCTTTAACGAAAACTTCTGGGAGGTGGCTTCTGTCATTAGGCAGCACATCTTGAGCTTCAATCACATTCACTCTAAGGTACCACAGCTTTGGTGAGACGTATACCTTGGATCGGATATTGTAAACACCTTCACCATAGACTGTTGCAGCGTCTGAATGCCATGCATCTGGGAATGCTTCATCAGCCTGTGTTCCCATCCAAACTGCAACCATGACTTCACCTCTAACCTTGCCTTCTCCACGGCGGTGCTCAAGTCTGTACCATTGAGGAGCAAGTGGGCTATCCGGTGGAACTCTGGTGGGAATCTCATTCAAGTCAAAAACCACTCTTCCAAGATAATCGTCTCTTCCAATCATCTCTTTGTCTTTGACAAAAACTTCTAGTACAGATGACTGAATGCGGTCTTTTGAGAAAGCAAAGACCTGGTTCCACTCCGGATTAATTTTTCTCTCGAAGTGCCTTGTTCTTCCCTTATAGTTGCCCAGCTTTACTTCCACATAAGGATCACAACTTGCGGTAATGGAGCTGGGAGGGAGATCTTTGGCCTTCACAACTCGAACATAGAGATAAAACATCTGCTCAACAAGGTCATAAGTGCTTGCAAATCTCTCACCACCACTCAtccatcctcctcctccataTGCTCCACCATTTGGCCACCTCTCACCAAGCTGAGGGTTGGTGTCCTTGAGGTCGTAGTCTTCTTCGTAGCTATGAGGAGCTTGCGGACGAACTGGCTGCATGGTAATGCCTGCTGCTTTCTGCACTTGATATTTTTGTAGGTGATGGAATGTTACTGCTTCTTTCGTCTCCTTCTTTGGATCTGGAGCAGAGGAAGTGCCAATCAAAGAAACAGTAGCAACAGCTTTCGGAACAGCAGTGAATACTTTGCTATGAGATAGGACTTTGTGTATTTCTGGTAGTTGATGAGACTTGGAAGGAGGGGCTTCTAGTGTTTGGGGTAGAGGAGATTTGGGTTCAGATTCTAGTGAAATATAGATTTTTAGGCCAATCTCACCCTTGACAGATGAGAAAAACCACTTCTTCTCTAGTTGGAATCTTTGATAAGCTTCCTTGCCTTTTTTAACAGTATTTGAGCAAGGAATTCTTACACTTCCAAGGAAATGTCGGCCAGGAATAGGGACTCTCCTCTCGTTGTACACAGAGACTTCAATGGTTTTGTGATGGAAGTTTTCAGTTTGGTGGATGTCGAAGACAAGTTTCTGGTTCCAAATGGGGTTGAGGTTCTTTGGAACAGTTTTGGTTCGGCTAAGCTGGTTCACAAAATCAACTTCTACAAATGGACTAGCAGACCCCTCTCCGTCTTTGGGCATAAGATCATGAGCATCTACAACTTCTACCACCAGCTTCATCTTGGCTGCTGGGAGAATCTATGAGGAAGTAGCACCTCACAAGTGATCCAAAACTAGCTTCAGAAGCAAAGAAGTTGTATAAAGGAAGGAACACAATTTACAAggataaaagaagaagaaagagtagAGGTTCTTTCTCTTGCACAGTGGTGCTATTGTTATTTTTGGAGAAGCAAGGAATGTCTTGATGAAGAGATGCCTGCCACTTCtttaaagttccaaaccaaaaaaTGGAGGGAAGCCTTGAGCTTTTTCTAGAGTAGGAAAGTGAACCTCTGCCATACCTTAATTCTCAAATTATGATTAGTTTGGTTACCAAGATATCATGAATTTGGTTCCACAGCTCAATGCAAATTTTAATTTTGGGTTCATCCTTTTGATTTGAATAACCAAACAGGGCATTATCAGCTAGTATCATTAAGGCATCACTGACCTGACAAAGAGAACCTTTAGATATATATAAAGATTATTTTGTGTTTTCAAGCTGTGTTCGTTTTGCTTCTCTTAGGAGCCATATTTTACTTTAAAGCTTTCCTTCCTTAATATATATGAACCATTAGAGATTTGATTATAGAACTGGCAACTATTTTTCATATCACCTACTTTTGCACGTGGACTTCATAGTTCTTTTGCTGGGGAATCCTACCATTCCAATTGTGTTGCTTTTTgtttgctgaagatgaagatcgaTATATCTAAAGCTAGTATTTGTTTGATGCTGCAACTTTCTTCCGGATCGATCACTTGTGATGCATTCCAATTGGAATCCTAATTACCATATTCCCAATTGACCCTTCCCTttctgttttgacttttgacaaTGCAGGTCTTGTGCTACAGCAATAGGTGTTTGATCAAGGGCAAGCCTGTCAGTTGATTGAACTCTGATAAGTGTGTTCAAGGAACATCCCTTTCTTGGGTAGGCAGTAATCAATCTGTATGTGAACTTTGGAGTAAAGTAGTTAGGAAAAGAAAGGCGCGCATAGTTGGAGGTCATGATTTGCATGCAAAAGCAAATCTGCAGGGCTtgtgttgtgacttgtgagctATCTCAAAGATGCTTTTCTTTCTGCTTAAATTATACACTAGGTTTCTTCTTTAATCTTGTTTTTAATTGTTGTCTCCCTCATATCTTCCATTGTTGAAACTGTTCAACATCATGTTCAAGCCAGCTCAATTCCTTTCTAAACTACGCGGTTCAGATTCATATACATATGCTGGGATTGATGCACTTTCATAAAACTGCATTAATGGGccacaaaacaaataaataaacgaACTTTGTTATagattttaagttttttttttctctttctttaaaagaggatcaaagcctcaaagggtttcactcctgcctccatggtgactcgaacccatgacttcgtacataggtagtgggtgctctaaccactgagctaacaccacttcgtacATAGATTTTAAGTTCATGTTCAAGGCAACTCAATCCATTCCGAAATCATATtttcaaatgaaatacaaataTTTAGGGTTAAACTAGAATTCCTACTTTCTTAACCATATGTTATGCTCTTTGAAGGCGGTTGTGAAGATCATTACTAAGATTTTGCTCGTTCAGACTTTTTAATCTGACACAGCTTTGGGTACATAACTAGAAAGAATgcctcagaccaaaaaaaaaaaaaaaaaaaactagaaagaaTGCCCGCGCATTGCTGTGgcttttttttaaaatttatttatttatttatttttaactcAAATTATACATATTACAAATAACATATTATTAAATATTGCTGTGAAAGGTAAGGCCTaaaatttttttgttaaaatcagTACATGGGAGTTtgttcactaaaaaaaaaaaaaaagtataggaGCTTTTGACACCGTTACAAAAGAATAGAGCAGTATTTCAAATAACTTATGAAGGCTGAATCCCAACAGCTCAATGGTAACTCAGTACATATGTCACAtcccgaatttcgaataaagaaattcgaatccgaaacgcaataacttaacaagcacaagaaaacacatagaaaattctTCATTAAAATTAAGCGCTAAAGCAAACTGAGCTCACCAACATCAATAtggactcgttctttagagtcacatattaattacaaagagtttacaaattaaactgaatgacaattcaataagtaaacacactcactacacagcggaagaatAAAACTAACGTACGCTTCCACTTCCAAGctacaacagcaaccaaccCTCAGCTTCGATGACTGTTACTCTTACCTACACAATAAAccttacaccatggaatagtgcaccggattGAAACAACAACCCGGTAAGCTtgtgaagctcgtatgagtaaacctaaataaccaCAATTGTACTCGTaaataaactaaataaaaacagtaatctctgcatagaaaattagttcaggagatcacccaAAAGCACTCAatatagtaatccctgcgtgCATGTAttttagttcaagagattacaattaaatcaacaatctcagtttaatcatttttcaacccaaaatcaaattaaaGCAACCAACGTCACCTCCATAATTCATTTGAATCAAGTCCCACATGGACGACAAAAGAAAGGACATCGACACTCTCCTTTAAACAAATATACCCATGGGCACACGATAACTCAAAATTATCCCCAAAGAAGTATATTGTACTCAAGG
Protein-coding regions in this window:
- the LOC133715578 gene encoding small ribosomal subunit protein cS22 — encoded protein: MATISSLFSSPNLLHHPTKPIKASPKLTLQILKATPFQGSYLKLTSRDSQRLYAVAEEVAADPSSKAARRVYIGNIPRTVDNAELTKIVEEHGAVEKAEVMYDKYSGRSRRFAFVTAETVEDANTIVEKLNGTEIGGREIKVNITEKPLLQPDLSLVQAEESQFVDSPHKVYVGNLGKGVTTDTLQKLFSEKAKVLSAKVSRVPGTSKSSGFGFVSFSSEEDVEAAISSFNNTFFEGQRIRVNKA
- the LOC133714930 gene encoding FT-interacting protein 1, whose product is MKLVVEVVDAHDLMPKDGEGSASPFVEVDFVNQLSRTKTVPKNLNPIWNQKLVFDIHQTENFHHKTIEVSVYNERRVPIPGRHFLGSVRIPCSNTVKKGKEAYQRFQLEKKWFFSSVKGEIGLKIYISLESEPKSPLPQTLEAPPSKSHQLPEIHKVLSHSKVFTAVPKAVATVSLIGTSSAPDPKKETKEAVTFHHLQKYQVQKAAGITMQPVRPQAPHSYEEDYDLKDTNPQLGERWPNGGAYGGGGWMSGGERFASTYDLVEQMFYLYVRVVKAKDLPPSSITASCDPYVEVKLGNYKGRTRHFERKINPEWNQVFAFSKDRIQSSVLEVFVKDKEMIGRDDYLGRVVFDLNEIPTRVPPDSPLAPQWYRLEHRRGEGKVRGEVMVAVWMGTQADEAFPDAWHSDAATVYGEGVYNIRSKVYVSPKLWYLRVNVIEAQDVLPNDRSHLPEVFVKAQVGNQVLRTKICPTNTANPLWNEDLVFVAAEPFEEQLTVTVEDRVHPSKDEVLGKMSMPIDMFEKRLDHRPVHSRWFNLEKYGFGVLEADRRKELKFSSRIHLRVCLEGGYHVLDESTMYISDQRPTARQLWKQPVGILEVGILSAQGLLPMKMKGGRGSTDAYCVAKYGQKWVRTRTILDTLSPRWNEQYTWEVYDPCTVITLGVFDNCHLGGAEKPTPMAASAARDSRIGKVRIRLSTLEAHRMYTHSYPLLVLQPNGVKKMGELQLAVRFTTLSLANMIYVYGHPLLPKMHYLHPFTVNQVDNLRYQAMNIVAARLGRAEPPLRKEVVEYMLDVDSHMWSMRRSKANFFRIMSLLSSMFCMSRWFGDVCNWKNSMTTVLVHILFLILIWYPELILPTLFVYMFLIGMWNYRFRPRHPPHMDIKLSWAEAVHPDELDEEFDTFPSSRPHDIVRMRYDRIRSVAGRIQTVVGDIATQGERFQSLLSWRDPRATSLFIMFSLCAAVVLYATPFRVVALIAGLYYLRHPRFRSKLPSAPSNFFRRLSARPDSLL
- the LOC133714931 gene encoding large ribosomal subunit protein eL6-like, encoding MAPKQRKAQVSRNPDLIRGIGKYSRSKMYHKRGLWAIKAKNGGSFPRHDKKPAADVPAVKPPKFYPADDVKKPLTNKHKPKPTKLRASITPGTVLIILAGRFKGKRVVFLKQLCSGLLLVTGPFKINGVPLRRVNQSYVIGTSTKVDISGVNVEKFDDKYFAKEGQKKKKKGEGEFFEAEKEDKNVLPQEKKDDQKTVDTPLIKAIEGVTDLKTYLAARFSLKQGMKPHELVF